In the genome of Streptomyces sp. Q6, the window CGACGTCGGGGGTCTTGCTTGCGTTCTCTACGGTGTCGAGGCTCATGAGGCGGCGACCAGCTTCTTGAGGATCGAGGTGAAGAAGGGGAGGCCGTCGGTGCGGCCGGTCCCGACGAGGGGCTCCACGGCGTGCTCCGGGTGCGGCATCAGACCCACGACGTTGCCCGCCGCGTTGGTGATGCCGGCGATGTCACGGAGCGAGCCGTTCGGGTTGAAGTCGAGGTACCGGAAGACGACCCGGCCCTCCGCCTCCAGCTCGTCGAGCGTGCGCTCGTCGGCGACGTAGCGTCCGTCCATGTTCTTCAGCGGGATGTGGATCTCCTGGCCCGCCTCGTACTCGGACGACCAGGCGGTCGTGGCGTTCTCGACCCGCAGCTTCTGGTCCCGGCAGATGAAGTGCCGGTGGTCGTTGCCGAGCATCGCGCCGGGGAGCAGGTGGGCCTCGGTGAGGACCTGGAACCCGTTGCAGATGCCGAGGACGGGCAGGCCCGCCTTCGCCTGGTCGATGAGCGTCTCCATCACCGGCGAGAAGCGCGAAATGGCGCCCGCGCGAAGGTAATCGCCGTAGGAGAATCCACCCGGCAGGACGACCGCGTCGACCTGCTTCAGATCCTTGTCCTTGTGCCAGAGAGCGACAGGCTCCGCACCCGCGAGACGGATCGCGCGCTGCGTGTCCCGGTCGTCGAGGGAACCGGGAAAGGTGACGACGCCAATACGAGCGGTCACTTTTCGGCTCCCACCGCAGGCTCTTCGATCTTCACGGTGAAGTTCTCGATCACGGTGTTGGCGAGGAA includes:
- the purQ gene encoding phosphoribosylformylglycinamidine synthase subunit PurQ, which encodes MTARIGVVTFPGSLDDRDTQRAIRLAGAEPVALWHKDKDLKQVDAVVLPGGFSYGDYLRAGAISRFSPVMETLIDQAKAGLPVLGICNGFQVLTEAHLLPGAMLGNDHRHFICRDQKLRVENATTAWSSEYEAGQEIHIPLKNMDGRYVADERTLDELEAEGRVVFRYLDFNPNGSLRDIAGITNAAGNVVGLMPHPEHAVEPLVGTGRTDGLPFFTSILKKLVAAS